Proteins encoded in a region of the Planococcus citri chromosome 1, ihPlaCitr1.1, whole genome shotgun sequence genome:
- the LOC135846019 gene encoding uncharacterized protein LOC135846019, with protein MTIYINFIVIVLAFAVTRGDKVCEKEEFESFYEKLVEILVKRERVGAQSTLREFKEDRKNVYECGEFLLSKLKEYDAKNETALTKEEKTSIRDEYSLLVSWIVACDTVELWAGEKKGGTIASAIYHFLGGNPADVIGPRDEEDKLTHITYPK; from the exons ATGACGATATACATCAATTTTATAGTCATAGTTTTGG CATTCGCAGTCACTCGAGGAGATAAAG TTTGCGAAAAAGAAGAATTCGAATCGTTCTACGAAAAACTAGTAGAAATTTTAGTCAAACGAGAAAGAGTAGGAGCACAGTCAACTTTACGGGAATTCAAAGAAG ATCGAAAAAATGTATACGAATGTGGAGAATTTCTACTCTCCAAGCTGAAGGAATACGATGCCAAAAACGAAACAGCTTTGACCAAAGAGGAGAAAACATCAATACGAG ACGAGTACAGTTTACTAGTGAGTTGGATAGTTGCTTGTGATACAG TTGAACTTTGGGCTGGAGAAAAGAAAGGTGGCA ctATCGCTTCAGCCATTTATCATTTCTTGGGAG GTAATCCAGCCGATGTGATTGGTCCAAGAGACGAAGAAGACAAACTGACTCATATAACTTACCCTAAATAA